One window from the genome of Cryptomeria japonica chromosome 6, Sugi_1.0, whole genome shotgun sequence encodes:
- the LOC131069950 gene encoding ethylene-responsive transcription factor 2-like: MSTPADDERRVLNAIGQYLLGEEYTMNAPSTAAPEEQQASEESEPSLGSEGTENRNKEGEKHYRGVRFVKARGKYSAEMRNPEYKGSRLWLGSYDTTEAAAAAYDRKAFEIRGSRAILNFPLNVESGQYVDPFSQPSSPHTPSNISKKWKTQEKDEGQSSQELGSD, translated from the coding sequence ATGAGCACACCAGCGGACGACGAAAGGAGAGTGTTGAATGCAATTGGTCAGTATTTGCTCGGGGAAGAATACACAATGAACGCCCCTTCCACTGCCGCTCCGGAGGAACAGCAAGCTTCTGAAGAAAGCGAGCCAAGCTTGGGTTCAGAGGGAACTGAAAACAGAAATAAAGAGGGAGAGAAACATTATAGGGGAGTGAGGTTCGTTAAGGCTCGCGGTAAATATAGTGCAGAGATGCGAAACCCAGAGTACAAGGGTTCCAGACTTTGGCTTGGCAGCTATGACACAACAGAAGCGGCCGCAGCGGCATATGACCGTAAGGCTTTCGAAATCCGCGGTTCAAGGGCTATCCTCAATTTCCCTCTAAACGTTGAGTCCGGACAGTATGTGGATCCGTTTTCTCAACCCTCCTCTCCACACACTCCGTCTAACATATCGAAGAAATGGAAGACACAAGAGAAAGATGAAGGTCAATCTTCCCAAGAACTGGGTTCAGATTAA